In Arachis hypogaea cultivar Tifrunner chromosome 17, arahy.Tifrunner.gnm2.J5K5, whole genome shotgun sequence, a single window of DNA contains:
- the LOC112765458 gene encoding probable beta-1,4-xylosyltransferase IRX9H, translated as MAQFRRTLSPAYHDRQYPNGAGGVLSVSSPSHKFSSTNAKYTSPFPALATSAAALRKFLAGVFVRRYGRKGQWRKALYRCLLCFFVGFMLGMFPFGHHVVVDDVRPSDMSFEIKPPHANAQLLQENHVLKNRVGGKEGTEVVEAAVGGGSDSGRESGFIIDPVSLSVANHHSIAERFDFVPRKQLIVVTPTYNRALQAYFLNRLGQLLRLVPPPVLWVVVEMNAASMETAELLRKTGVMYRHLVCAKNSTDVKDRGVHQRNTALEHIERHKLDGIVYFADDDNVYSLELFDTLRDISRFGTWPVAMLAPSKNKAILEGPVCNASQVIGWHTNEKSKRLRRFHVDMSGFAFNSTILWDPKRWRRPTTNPIRQLDTVKEGFQETTFIEQLVEDENQMEGSPVGCSKVLNWHLHLDSHNVVYPKGWLLQKNLDAVVPVN; from the exons ATGGCTCAATTCCGGCGAACTCTGTCGCCGGCGTATCATGATCGGCAGTACCCGAACGGCGCCGGCGGTGTCTTATCTGTTTCATCTCCGTCTCACAAGTTCTCTTCCACAAACGCCAAGTATACATCTCCGTTTCCGGCGCTGGCGACGAGTGCGGCGGCGCTTCGGAAGTTTCTCGCCGGAGTCTTTGTCCGGAGGTACGGCCGGAAAGGACAGTGGAGGAAGGCTCTGTACCGTTGCCTGCTATGCTTCTTCGTCGGTTTCATGCTCGGAATGTTTCCATTCGGCCACCACGTCGTCGTCGACGACGTTCGCCCTAGCGACATGTCGTTCGAGATCAAGCCACCTCACGCCAACGCGCAGTTGCTTCAGGAGAATCACGTTCTCAAGAACCGCGTCGGCGGAAAAGAAGGAACCGAAGTAGTTGAAGCCGCGGTCGGTGGCGGCAGCGATAGCGGCAGAGAGAGCGGTTTCATCATCGATCCGGTGAGCCTGAGCGTAGCGAACCATCACTCGATAGCGGAGCGCTTCGATTTCGTGCCGCGGAAGCAGCTGATTGTGGTAACACCGACCTATAACCGTGCTTTACAGGCGTATTTCTTGAATAGGCTGGGGCAGTTACTGCGGCTGGTGCCTCCGCCAGTGCTGTGGGTTGTGGTGGAGATGAATGCGGCGTCAATGGAGACGGCGGAGTTGCTGAGGAAAACGGGAGTGATGTATAGGCACTTGGTTTGCGCTAAGAACTCGACTGATGTGAAGGACAGAGGAGTTCATCAGAGGAACACGGCGTTGGAGCACATTGAGCGCCATAAGCTTGATGGAATCGTTTACTTTGCGGATGATGATAATGTGTATTCGCTTGAGTTGTTCGATACCTTGAGAGACATCAG TCGCTTTGGCACTTGGCCTGTTGCTATGCTAGCACCCAGCAAGAACAAGGCTATTTTGGAGGGCCCTGTATGCAATGCAAGCCAAGTGATTGGATGGCATACAAACGAGAAAAGTAAAAGACTTCGTAGGTTTCATGTTGATATGTCTGGATTTGCTTTTAATAGCACAATCCTGTGGGATCCAAAGCGATGGCGACGCCCTACTACAAATCCTATTCGACAATTGGATACGGTGAAAGAGGGTTTTCAA GAGACGACCTTTATAGAGCAATTGGTGGAAGATGAGAATCAAATGGAAGGTTCTCCTGTTGGTTGTTCCAAAGTATTGAATTGGCATCTCCATTTGGATTCTCATAACGTAGTTTATCCAAAGGGTTGGCTGCTTCAGAAAAACCTAGATGCTGTGGTCCCTGTCAACTAA